One Pseudonocardia abyssalis DNA segment encodes these proteins:
- the bioB gene encoding biotin synthase BioB produces MTTTEAAAILSTARTQVLEEGIGLDEAQVLEVLRLPDDALDDLLQLAHDVRMRWCGPEVEVEGIISLKTGGCPEDCHFCSQSGLFASPVRSAWLDVPALVEAAKQTAKTGATEFCIVAAVRGPDARLMAQVAAGIAAIKDEIDINIACSLGMLDQEQVDQLAAMGVHRYNHNLETARSHFPNVVTTHTWEERAETLRLVREAGMEVCCGGILGMGETLEQRAEFASQLAALTPDEVPLNFLNPRPGTPFGDQEPMEGSDALRAVAAFRLALPRTVLRFAGGREITLGDLGARKGLLGGINAVIVGNYLTTLGRAAESDIDLLGELQMPIKALNDTI; encoded by the coding sequence GTGACGACCACCGAAGCCGCCGCCATCCTGTCCACCGCCCGCACCCAGGTGTTGGAGGAGGGCATCGGCCTCGACGAGGCCCAGGTGCTCGAGGTGCTGCGGCTGCCCGACGACGCCCTCGACGATCTGCTGCAGCTCGCCCACGACGTGCGGATGCGGTGGTGCGGGCCGGAGGTCGAGGTCGAGGGGATCATCTCGCTCAAGACCGGCGGGTGCCCGGAGGACTGCCACTTCTGCTCGCAGTCGGGCCTGTTCGCCTCGCCGGTGCGCTCGGCGTGGCTCGACGTCCCGGCGCTGGTCGAGGCGGCGAAGCAGACCGCGAAGACCGGGGCCACGGAGTTCTGCATCGTCGCCGCCGTGCGCGGGCCGGACGCGCGGCTGATGGCGCAGGTCGCGGCGGGGATCGCGGCGATCAAGGACGAGATCGACATCAACATCGCGTGCTCGCTGGGGATGCTGGACCAGGAGCAGGTCGACCAGCTCGCCGCGATGGGCGTGCACCGCTACAACCACAACCTGGAGACGGCGCGGTCGCACTTCCCGAACGTGGTCACCACGCACACCTGGGAGGAGCGGGCGGAGACGCTGCGGCTGGTGCGCGAGGCCGGCATGGAGGTGTGCTGCGGCGGGATCCTGGGGATGGGGGAGACGTTGGAGCAGCGTGCGGAGTTCGCGTCGCAGTTGGCCGCGCTGACCCCGGACGAGGTGCCGTTGAACTTCCTCAACCCGCGCCCGGGCACCCCGTTCGGTGACCAGGAGCCGATGGAGGGGTCCGACGCGCTGCGCGCGGTCGCGGCGTTCCGGCTCGCGCTGCCGCGTACGGTGCTGCGCTTCGCGGGCGGTCGGGAGATCACGCTCGGCGACCTGGGCGCCCGCAAGGGCCTGCTCGGCGGGATCAACGCGGTCATCGTGGGCAACTACCTCACGACGCTGGGGCGCGCGGCGGAGTCCGACATCGACCTGCTCGGCGAGCTCCAGATGCCGATCAAGGCGCTGAACGACACGATCTGA
- the bsaP gene encoding biotin synthase auxiliary protein BsaP produces MAHRDESFCDQCGQPAGDHPRCVTRRELEPPRYCPACARRMVVQVNPVGWTALCSRHGELHSA; encoded by the coding sequence ATGGCCCATCGCGACGAGTCCTTCTGCGACCAGTGCGGGCAGCCCGCCGGTGACCATCCGCGCTGCGTCACACGTCGCGAGCTGGAGCCGCCGCGGTACTGCCCCGCGTGCGCGCGGCGGATGGTCGTCCAGGTGAACCCGGTGGGCTGGACGGCCCTGTGCAGCCGGCACGGCGAGCTGCACAGCGCGTAG
- a CDS encoding type II toxin-antitoxin system Phd/YefM family antitoxin, with translation MPEAIAQSSGNDDAEIMRRVGAGGSFVITRNGRPVADPTPHGGGSRPRRSTFREEQEHARTLPPIDVEQRYADRAADDAVSGDDRREC, from the coding sequence GTGCCCGAGGCCATCGCCCAGAGCAGTGGCAACGACGACGCCGAGATCATGCGTCGAGTCGGGGCGGGCGGGAGCTTCGTGATCACTCGCAACGGTCGCCCGGTGGCCGATCCGACCCCGCACGGCGGTGGGAGTCGCCCGAGGCGCTCGACCTTCCGCGAGGAGCAGGAGCACGCGAGGACCCTTCCACCGATCGACGTCGAGCAGCGGTACGCCGATCGGGCGGCCGACGACGCGGTCTCCGGCGACGACCGTCGGGAGTGCTGA
- a CDS encoding type II toxin-antitoxin system PemK/MazF family toxin, whose protein sequence is MANWGNLLRQAAKIGMDLLSRSQTPTRPAGGTAAPRLRTQARSAPTGDAPRTIAYAPDLDGSADPGEIVWAWVPFEENDGRGKDRPLLVVGRQEGDLVGLMLSSQHERADDRDWVSIGSGAWDREGRESFVRLDRVLEVGEHDIRREGAVLDRDRFDRVAGELRGRFGWS, encoded by the coding sequence ATGGCGAACTGGGGAAACCTGCTGCGGCAGGCGGCCAAGATCGGGATGGACCTGCTGTCGAGGTCGCAGACACCCACGCGTCCGGCAGGTGGGACGGCGGCGCCGCGGCTGCGGACGCAGGCGCGCAGCGCGCCCACCGGCGACGCCCCGCGCACGATCGCCTACGCCCCCGACCTCGACGGGTCGGCCGACCCGGGCGAGATCGTCTGGGCCTGGGTGCCGTTCGAGGAGAACGACGGGCGCGGCAAGGACCGCCCGTTGCTCGTCGTCGGGCGGCAGGAGGGTGACCTGGTCGGGCTGATGCTGTCGAGCCAGCACGAGCGGGCCGACGACCGCGACTGGGTCTCGATCGGGTCGGGGGCGTGGGACCGCGAGGGGCGCGAGTCGTTCGTGCGGCTCGACCGGGTCCTGGAGGTGGGGGAGCACGACATCCGCCGCGAGGGCGCCGTGCTCGACCGCGACCGGTTCGACCGCGTCGCCGGCGAGCTGCGCGGGCGCTTCGGCTGGAGCTGA
- a CDS encoding LON peptidase substrate-binding domain-containing protein, whose product MAETVPVFPLGTVLMPGALLPLHIFEPRYRQLTIDLVTGAVPDKEFGVVAVREGWTPDDDGVAGLHGVGCTASLRDVRRLPDGRFDIVTRGARRFRLLELDTESKPYLMGSVEFLPDAEFEGGDELTTMLTTSARAAHRRYCSTAWKTDDWSEPDADIPAAELPGVLAADCLLPLTDKQSLLEQISPTERLRMVRLLLARETGLLTQLRAVPAPTTTFSVEHSAN is encoded by the coding sequence GTGGCCGAGACCGTCCCCGTGTTCCCCTTGGGAACCGTGCTCATGCCGGGGGCCCTGCTGCCGCTGCACATCTTCGAGCCGCGCTACCGGCAGCTCACGATCGACCTGGTCACCGGGGCGGTACCCGACAAGGAGTTCGGCGTCGTCGCGGTGCGCGAGGGGTGGACGCCCGACGACGACGGCGTCGCCGGGCTGCACGGCGTCGGCTGCACCGCCTCGCTGCGCGACGTCCGACGGCTGCCCGACGGGCGCTTCGACATCGTCACCCGCGGCGCCCGGCGCTTCCGGTTGCTCGAGCTCGACACGGAGTCCAAGCCGTACCTGATGGGGTCGGTGGAGTTCCTGCCCGACGCCGAGTTCGAGGGCGGCGACGAGCTCACCACGATGCTCACCACGTCCGCCCGGGCCGCCCACCGCCGCTACTGCAGCACCGCGTGGAAGACCGACGACTGGTCCGAGCCCGACGCCGACATCCCCGCCGCCGAACTGCCGGGTGTCCTGGCCGCCGACTGCCTGCTCCCGCTGACCGACAAGCAGTCGCTGCTGGAGCAGATCTCCCCCACCGAACGGCTGCGGATGGTCCGCCTGCTGCTCGCCAGGGAGACCGGCCTGCTCACCCAGCTCCGGGCCGTCCCCGCCCCGACGACGACGTTCTCGGTGGAGCACAGCGCCAACTGA
- a CDS encoding NUDIX hydrolase — translation MRATGHEVLAAVLRMGDDGVQVLAWERARDPDRGRWALPGGRLGDDEDVEASVLRQLAEKVDVREVAHVEQLGVFSEPGRVPGTRLIATAFLGLVPSDVDPVVPDDTAWRPVSPPPAERAPAPDALPTPVRAPALAGAAFDHGTIVAAARDRLRAKLSYTNLGFALAPREFTISALRDLYVTALGHPVSATNLQRVLTRRALLEPTGAVAPPGPSGGRPAALFRFTDRTLRVTDAFAVLKPPGEHGRGAVP, via the coding sequence GTGCGCGCGACGGGTCACGAGGTGCTCGCCGCGGTGCTGCGCATGGGCGACGACGGCGTGCAGGTCCTCGCCTGGGAGCGCGCACGCGACCCGGACCGCGGCCGGTGGGCCCTGCCGGGCGGGCGGCTCGGTGACGACGAGGACGTCGAGGCGTCGGTGCTGCGGCAGCTCGCGGAGAAGGTCGACGTCCGCGAGGTCGCGCACGTCGAGCAGCTCGGGGTGTTCAGCGAGCCCGGTCGCGTGCCGGGGACCCGGCTCATCGCGACCGCGTTCCTCGGGCTCGTCCCGTCCGACGTCGACCCGGTGGTCCCGGACGACACGGCGTGGCGTCCCGTCAGCCCGCCGCCCGCCGAGCGCGCCCCGGCCCCGGACGCACTCCCCACCCCGGTCCGCGCCCCCGCACTCGCCGGCGCCGCGTTCGACCACGGCACGATCGTCGCCGCCGCGCGCGACCGGCTGCGCGCGAAGCTGTCCTACACCAACCTCGGGTTCGCCCTCGCCCCGCGCGAGTTCACGATCTCCGCCCTGCGCGACCTCTACGTCACCGCGCTCGGCCACCCGGTCTCCGCCACGAACCTGCAGCGCGTGCTGACCCGCCGGGCCCTGCTCGAACCGACCGGTGCCGTCGCCCCTCCCGGCCCCTCCGGCGGGCGGCCCGCCGCGCTGTTCCGCTTCACCGACCGGACCCTGCGCGTGACCGATGCGTTCGCCGTGCTCAAGCCGCCGGGCGAGCACGGACGGGGCGCCGTACCGTAG
- the nadA gene encoding quinolinate synthase NadA, giving the protein MAVTELLSEVEAGWAEEVRALAQAQDAVVLAHNYQLPEIQDVAHFTGDSLALSRIAAESTASTIVFCGVHFMAETAKILSPEKTVLIPEEKAGCSLADSITAEQLRSWKAEHPGAVVVSYVNTTAAVKAETDICCTSSNAVEVVQSIPEDREVLFLPDQFLGAHVRRITGRTNMHVWAGECHVHAGISGPALTAQSEAYPDADLYVHPECGCATSALYLAGAGAVPAEHVKILSTGGMLDAARVAKPGGTVLVATEVGMLHQLRRAAPEVDFRAVNDRASCHYMKMITPAKLLRALREGRDEVHVDPELAERGRAAVQRMIAIGQPGGGE; this is encoded by the coding sequence ATGGCCGTGACGGAGCTGCTGTCGGAGGTCGAGGCGGGGTGGGCCGAGGAGGTCCGCGCGCTCGCGCAGGCCCAGGACGCGGTGGTGCTGGCGCACAACTACCAGCTGCCGGAGATCCAGGACGTCGCGCACTTCACCGGGGACTCGTTGGCCCTGTCCCGGATCGCCGCGGAGTCGACGGCCTCGACGATCGTGTTCTGCGGCGTCCACTTCATGGCCGAGACGGCGAAGATCCTCAGCCCGGAGAAGACGGTGCTGATCCCGGAGGAGAAGGCCGGCTGCTCGCTCGCCGACTCGATCACCGCCGAGCAGCTGCGCTCCTGGAAGGCCGAGCACCCCGGCGCGGTGGTCGTCAGCTACGTCAACACGACGGCGGCGGTGAAGGCGGAGACCGACATCTGCTGCACGTCGTCGAACGCGGTCGAGGTCGTGCAGTCGATCCCGGAGGACCGCGAGGTGCTGTTCCTGCCCGACCAGTTCCTCGGCGCGCACGTCCGCCGGATCACCGGTCGCACGAACATGCACGTGTGGGCGGGGGAGTGCCACGTGCACGCGGGCATCAGCGGCCCGGCGCTCACCGCGCAGTCGGAGGCGTACCCCGACGCCGACCTCTACGTGCACCCCGAGTGCGGGTGCGCCACCTCGGCGCTCTACCTCGCCGGGGCCGGGGCGGTGCCCGCGGAGCACGTCAAGATCCTCTCGACGGGCGGCATGCTCGACGCCGCGCGCGTCGCGAAGCCCGGCGGCACCGTGCTCGTCGCCACCGAGGTCGGGATGCTGCACCAGCTGCGGCGGGCCGCCCCGGAGGTCGACTTCCGCGCGGTCAACGACCGGGCGTCGTGCCACTACATGAAGATGATCACCCCGGCGAAGCTGCTGCGGGCACTGCGCGAGGGCCGCGACGAGGTGCACGTCGATCCCGAGCTCGCCGAGCGTGGGCGCGCCGCGGTGCAGCGGATGATCGCGATCGGGCAGCCCGGAGGTGGGGAATGA
- a CDS encoding L-aspartate oxidase encodes MSAWEAEADLVVVGSGVAGLTAALDAAAAGLRVVVVTKDAVDAGSTRWAQGGVAVVVGDVPGDSVDAHVADTLEAGGGLCDPAAVASIIADGPAAVARLRERGAVFDRADPNGAPDGRLARTREGGHSAFRVVHAGGDATGAEVERALVHAAGGLPLLTGHVAVDVLRTPDGRAAGLALLDDEGRPGVLRAAAVLLATGGYGQLYSSTTNPETATGDGVALALRAGASAADLEFVQFHPTVLYTGPAVGRRPLVTEAVRGEGAVLLDRAGRRFMTGVHPLADLAPRDVVAAAITRRLAETGTACVYLDARALDGFAARFPTVYAACRAAGIDPVREPIPVTPAAHYSCGGVVTDMHARTGVPGLYAAGEVARTGLHGANRLASNSLLEGLVMGARAAEAVVAELQESHHAATSWRESGSTAIPAPAPAVPLADRGTVQRAMSGAAGVGRDGAGLAAASDAIDAATALAVPIDRAGVEDAALTLIAQAVLAAAGTRTESRGCHVRTDFPARDDVWQRASLEVVLGESGRPVVRAARAVSV; translated from the coding sequence ATGAGCGCCTGGGAGGCCGAGGCGGACCTCGTCGTCGTCGGGTCGGGGGTCGCGGGGCTCACCGCAGCACTCGACGCCGCCGCGGCGGGCCTGCGGGTCGTCGTCGTCACCAAGGACGCCGTCGACGCCGGGTCGACGCGGTGGGCGCAGGGCGGGGTCGCCGTCGTCGTCGGTGACGTGCCGGGCGACAGCGTCGATGCCCACGTCGCCGACACGCTGGAGGCCGGTGGCGGGCTGTGCGACCCGGCCGCGGTGGCGTCGATCATCGCCGACGGGCCGGCGGCCGTCGCGCGGTTGCGGGAACGCGGGGCGGTCTTCGACCGCGCAGACCCGAATGGGGCCCCGGACGGTCGCCTCGCCCGCACCCGGGAGGGCGGGCACTCCGCGTTCCGCGTGGTGCACGCGGGCGGTGACGCCACGGGCGCCGAGGTCGAGCGGGCGCTGGTGCACGCCGCGGGCGGGTTGCCGCTGCTCACCGGGCACGTCGCGGTCGACGTCCTGCGCACCCCCGACGGGCGGGCCGCCGGCCTCGCCCTGCTCGACGACGAGGGCCGCCCCGGTGTGCTGCGCGCCGCCGCGGTGCTGCTCGCGACCGGCGGATACGGCCAGCTCTACTCCTCGACGACCAACCCCGAGACGGCCACCGGCGACGGAGTCGCGCTCGCGCTGCGGGCCGGGGCGTCGGCGGCCGACCTCGAGTTCGTGCAGTTCCACCCGACCGTCCTCTACACCGGGCCGGCCGTCGGGCGCCGTCCGCTGGTCACCGAGGCCGTCCGCGGCGAGGGCGCGGTCCTGCTCGACCGCGCCGGTCGCCGGTTCATGACCGGGGTCCACCCGCTCGCCGACCTGGCCCCGCGCGACGTCGTGGCCGCCGCGATCACCCGGCGCCTCGCCGAGACGGGCACGGCATGCGTCTACCTCGACGCGCGCGCCCTCGACGGCTTCGCCGCCCGCTTCCCGACGGTCTACGCGGCCTGCCGGGCGGCCGGGATCGACCCGGTGCGCGAGCCCATCCCGGTCACCCCCGCCGCGCACTACTCGTGCGGCGGGGTCGTCACCGACATGCACGCCCGCACGGGGGTCCCCGGCCTGTACGCGGCGGGGGAGGTGGCGCGCACCGGCCTGCACGGGGCCAACCGGCTGGCGTCGAACAGCCTGCTGGAGGGCCTCGTCATGGGGGCGCGGGCGGCGGAGGCGGTGGTGGCGGAGTTGCAGGAAAGCCACCATGCCGCCACGTCATGGCGGGAAAGTGGCTCTACTGCCATTCCGGCCCCCGCCCCCGCCGTCCCCCTCGCCGACCGCGGCACCGTGCAGCGGGCCATGTCGGGGGCCGCGGGTGTCGGCCGGGACGGGGCCGGTCTCGCCGCCGCCTCCGACGCGATCGACGCGGCCACCGCGCTCGCGGTCCCGATCGACCGCGCGGGCGTCGAGGACGCCGCGCTCACCCTGATCGCCCAGGCCGTGCTCGCCGCCGCGGGCACCCGCACCGAGAGCCGAGGCTGCCACGTGCGCACCGACTTCCCCGCCCGCGACGACGTATGGCAGCGCGCGAGCCTGGAGGTCGTGCTCGGCGAGTCCGGCCGCCCCGTCGTCCGAGCGGCACGGGCGGTGTCGGTGTGA
- the nadC gene encoding carboxylating nicotinate-nucleotide diphosphorylase, with protein MAAREPGGRARRVRPPRRPSGTGGVGVNGPDLDDLHRVVATALKEDLRYGPDATTEATVPADAVAVGAFAARRPGVLAGIPAVVAVLDAVVGDYEVLSTAADGDRVKAGDAALTVRAPVRTFLTAERTALNLLCHLSGVATATAAWVDAVAGTGARIRDTRKTLPGLRLLEKYAVRCGGGVNHRLGLGDAVLIKDNHVAAAGSVGAAFRAARERAPHLPCEVEVDSLQQLEEVLALGAELVLLDNFSVELTREAVALRGSAPTRLESSGGLALENARAYAETGVDFLAVGALTHSVIALDLGLDLLPG; from the coding sequence ATGGCAGCGCGCGAGCCTGGAGGTCGTGCTCGGCGAGTCCGGCCGCCCCGTCGTCCGAGCGGCACGGGCGGTGTCGGTGTGAACGGCCCCGATCTCGACGATCTGCACCGCGTCGTCGCCACGGCGCTGAAGGAGGACCTCCGCTACGGCCCCGACGCCACCACCGAGGCCACGGTCCCGGCCGACGCCGTCGCCGTCGGGGCCTTCGCCGCCCGCCGCCCGGGGGTGCTGGCCGGTATCCCGGCCGTGGTCGCGGTGCTCGACGCCGTGGTCGGGGACTACGAGGTCCTGTCCACCGCCGCCGACGGCGACCGCGTCAAGGCCGGCGACGCCGCACTCACCGTCCGCGCCCCCGTCCGCACCTTCCTCACCGCGGAGCGCACCGCGCTCAACCTGCTCTGCCACCTCTCCGGCGTCGCGACGGCCACCGCGGCCTGGGTCGACGCCGTCGCGGGCACCGGGGCGCGCATCCGCGACACCCGCAAGACACTGCCGGGCCTGCGGCTGCTGGAGAAGTACGCCGTGCGCTGCGGCGGGGGCGTCAACCACCGCCTCGGGCTCGGCGACGCCGTCCTGATCAAGGACAACCACGTGGCCGCGGCCGGGTCGGTCGGCGCGGCGTTCCGGGCCGCGCGCGAGCGGGCGCCGCACCTGCCGTGCGAGGTGGAGGTCGACTCGCTGCAGCAGCTCGAGGAGGTCCTCGCCCTGGGTGCGGAGCTGGTGCTGCTCGACAACTTCTCCGTCGAGCTCACCCGCGAGGCCGTCGCGCTGCGGGGGAGCGCCCCGACCCGGCTGGAGTCCTCCGGCGGGCTCGCGCTGGAGAACGCCAGGGCGTACGCCGAGACCGGGGTCGACTTCCTCGCCGTCGGTGCGCTCACCCACTCCGTCATCGCGCTCGACCTCGGACTGGACCTCCTGCCGGGCTGA
- the hisD gene encoding histidinol dehydrogenase, with translation MLRRTDLRPQKLPTTAALRALLPRAEVDVDTVLHQVRPLVEAVRDRGAEAALEFGERFDGVRSASVRVPVATITAALDALDPEVRAALEVSIERARKVHTEQRRTDIVTNVVPGGTVTERFVPVRRVGLYAPGGRAVYPSSVVMNVVPAQEAGVESLVVASPPQAEHGGLPHPTILAAAALLGVDEVWAVGGAQAVALLAYGGEDTDGGELEPVDMVTGPGNIYVTAAKRLLRGLIGIDAEAGTTEIAVLADDTADPVHVAADLISQAEHDPAAASVLVTTSPALADAVDAELAVQVPTTKHDERIREALTGPQSGTVLVSDLDDGIAVVDAYAAEHLEIQTADARAVALRIRNAGAIFVGPWAPVSLGDYCAGSNHVLPTGGCARHSAGLSVQTFLRGVHVIDYSQDALREVADSVVTLAGAEDLPAHGQAVTVRFR, from the coding sequence ATGCTCCGCCGGACCGACCTGCGCCCCCAGAAACTCCCCACCACCGCCGCCCTGCGGGCTCTCCTGCCGCGCGCGGAGGTCGATGTCGACACCGTCCTGCACCAGGTACGACCCCTGGTCGAGGCCGTGCGCGACCGGGGTGCCGAGGCGGCGCTGGAGTTCGGCGAGCGCTTCGACGGTGTCCGCTCGGCCTCCGTGCGGGTGCCCGTGGCGACGATCACCGCGGCGCTCGACGCCCTCGACCCGGAGGTGCGCGCCGCGCTCGAGGTGTCGATCGAGCGCGCCCGGAAGGTGCACACCGAGCAGCGCCGCACCGACATCGTCACGAACGTCGTCCCCGGCGGCACCGTCACCGAGCGGTTCGTGCCGGTGCGCCGCGTCGGGCTCTACGCGCCGGGCGGGCGCGCGGTGTACCCGTCGAGTGTCGTGATGAACGTGGTGCCGGCGCAGGAGGCGGGCGTCGAGTCACTCGTCGTGGCGTCGCCCCCGCAGGCCGAGCACGGCGGGCTGCCGCACCCCACGATCCTCGCCGCGGCCGCGCTGCTGGGCGTCGACGAGGTGTGGGCGGTCGGGGGAGCGCAGGCCGTCGCGCTGCTCGCGTACGGCGGGGAGGACACCGACGGCGGCGAGCTGGAGCCCGTCGACATGGTCACCGGCCCCGGAAACATCTACGTGACCGCGGCCAAGCGGCTGCTGCGCGGCCTGATCGGCATCGACGCGGAGGCCGGTACCACCGAGATCGCCGTGCTGGCCGACGACACGGCCGACCCGGTGCACGTCGCCGCCGACCTCATCTCCCAGGCCGAGCACGACCCGGCCGCGGCGTCGGTGCTGGTCACGACGTCGCCCGCGCTGGCCGACGCCGTCGACGCCGAGCTGGCCGTGCAGGTCCCCACCACCAAGCACGACGAGCGGATCCGCGAGGCGCTGACCGGGCCGCAGTCCGGCACGGTGCTCGTCTCCGACCTCGACGACGGGATCGCCGTGGTCGACGCCTACGCCGCCGAGCACCTGGAGATCCAGACCGCCGACGCCCGCGCGGTGGCCCTGCGCATCCGCAACGCCGGCGCGATCTTCGTCGGCCCGTGGGCGCCGGTCAGCCTCGGCGACTACTGCGCGGGCTCCAACCACGTCCTGCCCACCGGCGGCTGCGCGCGGCACTCCGCGGGCCTGTCGGTGCAGACGTTCCTGCGCGGCGTGCACGTGATCGACTACTCGCAGGACGCCCTGCGTGAGGTCGCCGACTCGGTGGTCACGCTGGCCGGGGCCGAGGACCTGCCCGCGCACGGCCAGGCCGTCACGGTGCGGTTCCGATGA
- a CDS encoding histidinol-phosphate transaminase: MKEITLDDLPLRDDLRGKSPYGAPQLDVAVRLNTNENPYPPPPELVVDVTAAAAEAAADLHRYPDRDAVALRTDLAAYLTDATGVPLGVENLWAANGSNEVLQQIMQCFGGPGRTAVGFEPSYSMHPIIAAGTRTEWLPAPRKADFAIDVDAAAALLRDRAPDLTFLTSPNNPTGQSLEPAELAVLVDAAPGIVVVDEAYAEFSDRPSAVTLLATHGHKLIVSRTMSKAFAFAGGRLGYLAAAPAVVDALQLVRLPYHLSALTQAAARASLRHADATLGSVALLRHERDRVVDELRSAGYDVVPSDANFALFGAFADAPRAWQAFLDLGVLIRDVGIPERLRVTIGTPEENDAFLAAAVDLATKELA, from the coding sequence GTGAAGGAGATCACGCTCGACGACCTCCCCCTGCGCGACGACCTGCGCGGGAAGTCCCCCTACGGCGCCCCGCAGCTCGACGTGGCGGTGCGGCTCAACACCAACGAGAACCCGTACCCGCCGCCGCCCGAGCTGGTCGTCGACGTCACCGCGGCCGCCGCGGAGGCCGCCGCCGACCTGCACCGCTACCCCGACCGCGACGCCGTCGCGCTGCGCACCGACCTCGCCGCCTACCTGACGGACGCCACCGGCGTGCCGCTCGGCGTGGAGAACCTCTGGGCCGCCAACGGCTCCAACGAGGTGCTGCAGCAGATCATGCAGTGCTTCGGCGGTCCCGGTCGCACGGCCGTCGGGTTCGAGCCGAGCTACTCGATGCACCCGATCATCGCCGCGGGCACCCGCACCGAGTGGCTGCCCGCGCCGCGGAAGGCCGACTTCGCGATCGACGTCGACGCCGCCGCCGCGCTCCTGCGGGACCGGGCGCCGGACCTCACGTTCCTGACCAGCCCGAACAACCCCACCGGCCAGTCGCTGGAGCCCGCCGAGCTGGCCGTCCTGGTCGACGCGGCGCCGGGGATCGTCGTGGTCGACGAGGCCTACGCGGAGTTCTCCGACCGGCCCAGCGCCGTCACGCTGCTGGCGACGCACGGGCACAAGCTGATCGTCAGCCGCACGATGAGCAAGGCGTTCGCGTTCGCCGGCGGGCGGCTGGGCTACCTCGCGGCCGCGCCCGCCGTCGTCGACGCGCTGCAGCTCGTCCGGCTGCCCTACCACCTCTCGGCGCTCACCCAGGCCGCCGCGCGCGCGTCGCTGCGGCACGCCGACGCCACTCTCGGCTCGGTCGCGCTGCTGCGCCACGAGCGCGACCGCGTCGTCGACGAGCTGCGCAGCGCGGGATACGACGTCGTGCCCAGCGACGCCAACTTCGCGCTGTTCGGCGCGTTCGCCGACGCCCCGCGCGCGTGGCAGGCCTTCCTCGACCTCGGCGTGCTGATCCGCGACGTCGGGATCCCGGAGCGGCTGCGCGTCACGATCGGCACGCCCGAGGAGAACGACGCGTTCCTCGCCGCCGCCGTCGACCTCGCAACGAAGGAGCTCGCATGA
- the hisB gene encoding imidazoleglycerol-phosphate dehydratase HisB gives MSRIGRVERITKESTVLVEIDLDGTGKTEIATGVPFFDHMLDAFGKHGAFDLTVRATGDVDLDAHHTVEDTSIVLGQAILQALGDKKGIRRFGDAWIPMDEALAQAVVDVSGRPYTVHTGEPEVMTGFVVGGHYPTVLNRHVFESLAFHGHLALHVRVLDGRDPHHITEAEFKAVARALRAAVEPDDRITGIASTKGTL, from the coding sequence ATGAGCAGGATCGGCCGCGTCGAGCGGATCACCAAGGAGTCGACGGTCCTCGTCGAGATCGACCTCGACGGCACGGGCAAGACCGAGATCGCCACCGGCGTGCCGTTCTTCGACCACATGCTCGACGCCTTCGGCAAGCACGGCGCCTTCGACCTCACCGTGCGCGCCACCGGTGACGTCGACCTCGACGCGCACCACACCGTCGAGGACACCTCGATCGTGCTCGGCCAGGCGATCCTGCAGGCGCTCGGCGACAAGAAGGGCATCCGCCGCTTCGGCGACGCCTGGATCCCGATGGACGAGGCGCTCGCGCAGGCCGTCGTGGACGTCTCCGGGCGGCCGTACACCGTGCACACCGGCGAGCCCGAGGTCATGACGGGGTTCGTCGTCGGCGGGCACTACCCGACGGTGCTCAACCGGCACGTGTTCGAGTCGCTGGCCTTCCACGGCCACCTCGCCCTGCACGTCCGCGTGCTCGACGGCCGCGACCCCCACCACATCACCGAGGCCGAGTTCAAGGCCGTCGCCAGGGCCCTGCGCGCGGCGGTGGAGCCGGACGACCGGATCACCGGGATCGCGTCGACGAAGGGCACGCTCTGA